One segment of Pontibacter akesuensis DNA contains the following:
- a CDS encoding ferritin-like domain-containing protein — MENNKEVFNTVHHLIERCKDGAKGYKTAAEDVEDQDLKELFRKYAVQRDSMITELQDQLHKMGKTDDESSSIEGTVHRAWIDIKSALSSKDRAKVLDECERGEDYAVKAYKEALDKNLPGDLKPIVEQQYRDVKSAHDHIRSLRDQAKQNK; from the coding sequence ATGGAAAATAACAAAGAAGTATTTAATACAGTACACCACCTGATCGAACGTTGCAAGGATGGCGCGAAGGGTTATAAAACTGCTGCTGAAGACGTAGAAGACCAGGACCTGAAAGAGCTGTTTCGTAAGTATGCCGTGCAGCGCGACAGCATGATCACTGAATTGCAGGACCAGTTGCACAAAATGGGCAAAACCGACGATGAGTCAAGCTCTATAGAAGGTACGGTACACCGCGCCTGGATTGACATCAAGTCGGCTCTATCCTCAAAAGACAGGGCAAAAGTGCTGGATGAGTGTGAGCGTGGCGAAGATTATGCTGTGAAAGCTTACAAGGAAGCGTTGGATAAAAACCTGCCTGGTGACTTGAAGCCAATTGTGGAACAGCAGTACCGCGATGTTAAAAGCGCACATGACCATATTCGCTCATTACGCGACCAGGCGAAGCAGAATAAGTAA
- a CDS encoding BaiN/RdsA family NAD(P)/FAD-dependent oxidoreductase: MQIVVIGGGAAGFFGAITCAEANPAARVLLLEKTSKLLAKVRVSGGGRCNVTHNCFAPTVFSQHYPRGAKQLKEAFKIFGAQETVNWFAQRGVPLKAEADGRMFPVTNTSETIVNCLIQEASRVGVEIRTSTGVESIEHVPGEEPYFILQLSGGSSLKAQQVLVCTGGSPKSQGYTWLQKLGHSIQEPVPSLFTFNVPSSPLKDLMGVSVPRALVRIAGQKLAYEGPLLITHWGYSGPAVLKLSAWGARHFFEQKYTFTALINWLPDETEESLREQLLQYRQAHPKKTVSSNPLFGLPQRLWRGLTQLAEIQEEVKWADLPGKNTNKLLEALLRLPVEVIGKTTFKEEFVTCGGIELGQVNMKTMESRLVPGLYFAGEVLDVDGITGGFNFQAAWTTGYLAGRHMASKSM; the protein is encoded by the coding sequence ATGCAGATAGTAGTAATTGGCGGTGGAGCTGCCGGCTTTTTTGGGGCAATAACGTGTGCGGAAGCAAACCCGGCAGCCAGGGTGCTGCTGCTGGAGAAGACAAGCAAGCTGCTGGCAAAGGTGCGCGTATCCGGCGGTGGCCGCTGCAACGTGACTCATAATTGCTTTGCGCCTACCGTTTTTTCGCAGCACTACCCACGTGGGGCGAAACAGCTGAAAGAGGCTTTTAAGATTTTTGGTGCGCAGGAAACGGTAAACTGGTTTGCGCAGCGGGGCGTGCCGCTAAAGGCGGAGGCTGATGGCCGTATGTTTCCTGTAACTAACACTTCCGAAACGATTGTGAATTGTTTAATACAGGAGGCTAGCCGTGTGGGCGTGGAGATAAGAACCAGCACCGGTGTGGAAAGTATAGAGCATGTACCGGGTGAGGAGCCATACTTTATACTTCAGTTGTCTGGAGGAAGCAGCCTAAAGGCACAGCAGGTACTGGTATGCACTGGCGGCAGCCCGAAAAGCCAGGGCTATACCTGGTTGCAAAAACTCGGGCATTCCATCCAGGAGCCGGTGCCTTCGCTTTTCACGTTCAACGTGCCTTCCTCTCCCCTCAAAGATTTAATGGGCGTTTCCGTGCCACGGGCGCTGGTGCGGATTGCCGGACAGAAACTGGCGTACGAAGGGCCTTTGCTCATAACCCACTGGGGCTACTCCGGTCCGGCTGTTCTGAAGCTTTCCGCTTGGGGCGCGCGCCATTTCTTCGAGCAGAAATATACCTTTACCGCACTCATCAACTGGCTGCCGGACGAAACAGAGGAGAGCCTGCGGGAGCAGTTGCTGCAGTACCGCCAGGCGCACCCGAAGAAGACTGTCAGCAGCAATCCACTGTTTGGCCTGCCGCAACGCCTGTGGCGCGGACTAACGCAACTGGCCGAAATACAGGAGGAGGTTAAGTGGGCTGACTTGCCCGGCAAGAACACAAACAAACTTTTGGAAGCGCTGCTTCGCCTGCCGGTGGAGGTTATCGGAAAGACCACTTTTAAAGAGGAGTTTGTTACCTGCGGTGGCATTGAGCTAGGCCAGGTGAACATGAAGACCATGGAAAGCCGCTTGGTACCGGGCTTGTACTTCGCTGGCGAGGTGCTGGATGTAGACGGAATAACGGGTGGGTTTAACTTTCAGGCCGCTTGGACCACCGGCTATCTCGCGGGCAGGCATATGGCTAGTAAAAGCATGTAG
- a CDS encoding SDR family oxidoreductase has protein sequence MEERGTISIMGCGWLGLPLAERLEQSGYTIKGSTTTQEKLVLLVQKNILPYQLNLADPETDEELLQDFLNADVLVLNIPPHLRSDGGEGYLKQMHLLLKALLSSPIKRILFVSSTSVYQDLNRVVTEEDIVFTEQENPNHMLLQAERLFQGREDWLTTILRFGGLVGGDRQPGRFLAGKKHVPNGDAPVNLIHLDDCVAILQRIIEQNKWGKVYHASADGHPLRKEFYTAAARHLGLTPPEFDEMEETHFKLINSQKIKDELAYVFLHPEPMGFFS, from the coding sequence ATGGAAGAAAGAGGAACGATCAGCATCATGGGCTGCGGCTGGCTGGGGCTGCCCCTGGCAGAGCGGCTGGAGCAATCAGGCTATACCATCAAAGGCTCTACAACCACACAAGAAAAGCTAGTGCTGCTTGTGCAGAAAAACATACTGCCTTACCAGCTCAACCTGGCTGATCCGGAAACAGACGAGGAACTGCTGCAGGATTTTCTGAATGCCGATGTACTCGTGCTCAATATCCCCCCACACCTGCGCTCCGACGGCGGCGAGGGCTACCTGAAGCAAATGCACCTGCTCCTGAAAGCTTTGCTGAGCTCTCCAATCAAACGCATCCTGTTTGTCTCGTCCACCTCTGTGTACCAGGACCTGAACCGCGTGGTGACTGAGGAGGACATCGTTTTTACTGAGCAGGAAAACCCGAACCACATGCTGCTGCAGGCTGAGCGCCTGTTTCAGGGGCGGGAAGACTGGCTGACGACAATTTTGCGCTTCGGCGGGCTGGTGGGCGGCGACCGGCAGCCGGGAAGGTTCCTGGCCGGCAAAAAGCATGTGCCCAACGGAGACGCTCCCGTAAACCTCATCCACCTCGACGATTGTGTGGCTATTTTACAGCGCATCATAGAGCAGAATAAATGGGGCAAGGTATACCATGCCAGTGCCGACGGACACCCACTCCGGAAAGAGTTCTACACGGCCGCCGCCCGGCACCTGGGACTTACGCCGCCTGAGTTTGACGAGATGGAAGAAACGCACTTCAAGCTTATCAACAGCCAGAAAATCAAGGATGAATTGGCTTATGTGTTTCTGCACCCTGAGCCCATGGGTTTCTTTTCGTAA
- a CDS encoding phytoene desaturase family protein: MTHDVVIIGSGFGSLTAAALLARQGLRVCVLEQAKYPGGSSTSYKRKGYWFETGATTLVGLDADMPLRYLLDQIKVKLPVQKLEPPMQVHLPDGQTLTRYGDFDAWIREAERVFGPDNQRPFWEHCYRISKQVWRTSLQQQSFPFSNVKDLLLSWLRARPAQLKLIPGAFRTMEEVLGKYGLLQNKLFVDFVNEQLLITAQNSMEEVSELFGATALCYTLYSNYYVPGGLINLVKPVVTYITNAGSTIQYGQEVQYVKPQQQGYEVITQKETFRCTYIISGVPLNNTANIFQDARVQQRLQKYIMPSEKLNGAFSMGLVLKRKEPLPVVLHHQVHVPEGLPFIGSKSIFISFSHPADASRAPAGEFVASISTHVSHPELHQLADKEQLEEAILTALMQKGIIHRDQIISVQSATPGAWIFWTKRAFGAVGGYPQYKQIKPWQMKDARLDHKGAYVCGDTVYPGQGIVGVCLSGIIAANKLLQDHF; this comes from the coding sequence ATGACACACGACGTGGTGATAATCGGCTCGGGCTTCGGCTCTCTGACAGCAGCGGCGCTTCTGGCCAGGCAGGGGCTGCGTGTGTGTGTGCTGGAACAGGCCAAGTATCCGGGCGGCAGTTCCACTTCCTACAAGCGCAAAGGCTACTGGTTCGAGACAGGTGCCACCACACTGGTTGGCCTCGATGCGGACATGCCCCTGCGCTACCTGCTCGACCAGATAAAGGTAAAGCTGCCGGTACAGAAGCTGGAGCCCCCCATGCAGGTGCACCTTCCGGATGGGCAGACCCTGACGCGCTACGGCGATTTCGACGCCTGGATAAGGGAAGCGGAACGGGTGTTTGGCCCGGACAACCAGCGGCCGTTCTGGGAGCACTGCTACCGGATAAGCAAGCAAGTATGGCGTACCTCGCTGCAGCAGCAAAGCTTTCCGTTCTCCAACGTGAAAGACCTGCTGCTTTCATGGCTAAGGGCAAGGCCGGCGCAACTGAAACTGATTCCGGGCGCTTTTAGAACAATGGAGGAGGTGCTGGGCAAGTATGGTCTGCTGCAAAACAAGCTGTTTGTGGACTTTGTGAACGAGCAGCTGCTCATTACGGCTCAGAACAGCATGGAAGAGGTAAGCGAGCTGTTCGGCGCCACCGCCCTCTGCTATACCTTGTACAGCAACTACTATGTACCCGGAGGGCTTATCAATTTGGTCAAACCAGTAGTCACCTATATTACAAATGCCGGGTCAACAATCCAATATGGCCAGGAAGTACAATACGTGAAGCCTCAGCAACAGGGCTATGAAGTCATCACGCAGAAAGAAACGTTCAGGTGTACTTATATTATATCAGGCGTGCCACTGAACAATACAGCGAATATATTTCAGGATGCACGGGTACAGCAGCGGCTGCAGAAGTATATCATGCCATCAGAGAAGCTTAACGGTGCCTTCAGTATGGGGCTTGTGCTAAAAAGGAAAGAGCCGCTGCCCGTAGTACTCCACCACCAGGTGCACGTGCCGGAGGGGTTGCCCTTTATCGGGAGCAAAAGCATCTTTATCAGTTTCAGCCATCCTGCTGATGCCTCCAGGGCGCCCGCCGGAGAGTTTGTCGCCAGCATAAGTACCCACGTCAGTCACCCGGAGCTGCATCAACTGGCGGATAAAGAACAGCTGGAGGAGGCGATTCTGACGGCACTGATGCAAAAGGGAATTATCCATCGCGACCAGATTATTTCGGTGCAATCGGCAACGCCGGGGGCCTGGATATTCTGGACCAAGCGCGCCTTTGGGGCAGTGGGCGGGTATCCGCAGTACAAGCAAATCAAGCCGTGGCAGATGAAAGATGCGCGTCTTGATCATAAAGGGGCGTACGTGTGCGGCGATACGGTTTATCCCGGTCAGGGGATAGTAGGCGTTTGCCTGAGTGGCATTATTGCAGCGAACAAACTGCTTCAGGATCATTTCTGA
- a CDS encoding SDR family oxidoreductase: MIKAEPMLKEGALKGKTIIVTGGGTGLGRSMVKYFMELGANAVITSRKLEVLEQTAKELEAETGGNILAVSCDVRKYDEIEAMLKATLERFGRVDVLVNNAAGNFVSPTERLSHKAFDVITDIVLKGSYNCTLALGKHWIAQKQEGSILNIVTTYAWTGSGYVVPSACAKAGVLAMTRSLASEWAKYGIRSNAIAPGPFPTEGAWTRLFPKQLAEKLDPIKRIPVGRFGEHQELANLAAYLVSDYAAFVNGEVVTIDGGEWLHGAGEFNSFDQIPQEMWDAMEKQMRGKGQ, translated from the coding sequence ATGATCAAAGCAGAACCAATGTTAAAAGAGGGCGCCTTGAAAGGCAAGACCATTATCGTTACCGGTGGTGGTACTGGCCTTGGGCGCTCGATGGTTAAGTATTTTATGGAACTTGGCGCGAACGCTGTCATTACGAGCCGGAAGCTGGAGGTGCTGGAGCAAACGGCGAAGGAACTGGAAGCGGAGACAGGTGGCAACATACTGGCTGTTTCGTGCGATGTGCGCAAGTATGACGAGATTGAGGCAATGCTGAAAGCCACGCTCGAACGCTTCGGACGGGTGGACGTGCTGGTGAACAACGCCGCCGGTAACTTTGTAAGCCCCACTGAGCGCCTTAGTCATAAAGCCTTTGATGTGATCACAGACATCGTGCTGAAAGGCAGCTATAACTGTACCCTGGCACTGGGCAAACACTGGATTGCGCAGAAGCAGGAGGGAAGCATCCTGAATATCGTCACCACCTACGCTTGGACAGGCTCCGGCTATGTGGTGCCTTCTGCCTGTGCCAAGGCAGGCGTGCTGGCCATGACGCGCTCCCTGGCATCGGAGTGGGCCAAGTATGGCATCCGCTCCAACGCTATTGCACCGGGTCCCTTTCCGACCGAGGGGGCCTGGACGCGTCTTTTCCCGAAGCAGCTGGCTGAGAAGCTAGACCCGATCAAACGCATTCCGGTAGGACGTTTCGGGGAGCACCAGGAACTGGCAAACCTGGCCGCCTACCTGGTTTCCGATTATGCCGCTTTTGTTAACGGGGAGGTTGTAACTATAGACGGTGGCGAGTGGCTGCACGGGGCAGGCGAATTCAACTCCTTTGATCAAATACCGCAGGAGATGTGGGATGCGATGGAAAAGCAGATGCGCGGCAAAGGGCAGTAG
- a CDS encoding efflux RND transporter permease subunit, which produces MISDVFIRRPVTAMVISIVIVLVGVLAMMNLPVTQYPDISPPVVSVSANYTGADAETVEQSVATPIETQINGTPGMAYITSTNTSTGQMNMSVTFEIGTDIDIATLDVQNRASIAEPRLPEEVRRLGVTVRQRNPSIMMVIGIISPNKTHDIQYLDNYTNIYVRDALLRVPGVGDINALGQDFSMRIWLKPDKLAQYSISTSEVTGAIQEQNLQVAVGTVGAKPQFDSQAFQYPITVTGRLQTQEEFGNIIVRTNPEDGSIVYLRDVARIEFGRFDYGRAATINGNPAAILLLYQAPGSNALETAEGIYAALAEMKSTFPADVDYIVSFETVSVVQVSINEVVHTLVEALILVIIVVFLFLQSWRATLVPILAIPVSIIGTFIFFIPLGFTINTLTLFGFVLAIGIVVDDAIVVVEAVQHYIDHERLSAKEATRKAMKEITAPVIAIALILAAVFIPVGFIPGIVGRLYQQFAITIAISVLISAFVALTLTPALCSLMLKPMNVNKNSRGINKFFYKFNGWFARTTESYSSGVRRSIKAAPLVLIILVCVYAGTVGLFSAKPTGFIPTEDEGRMFISIELPEGSSSNRTEATLAEMGDILKDIPAVRNYTAIGGLNAINFSFKSNSGTIFLQLEPWDQRENEADQLAGVMATLNQRFAAIKQANVIVVAPPAIPGLGSSGGFSFMLEQRAGGGSLKEFEGVLGQFLGVVNQRPEIAMAYSFFNTRTPGYHVEVDREKAKRQGVAISDIYSTMSSLMGSRYVNDFTRYGRNFRVVAQADTAYRMDIESLKQYYVMNRQGESVPLSALVNYKVVENASVISHYNLFRSAEVMGSAAPGYSSGQALQALQEVSEQVLPAGYGYDFSGLSREELTAGNSTIYIFSLSIILVLLLLAALYESWSVPFSILFAIPLGMFGAILALTFLPKLDNNVYAQIGMITLIGLAAKNAILIVEFAKERVDRGMELIEATIEAVKLRLRPIIMTSMAFILGVVPLALASGAGAVSRQTIGWVVIGGMLAATFLAIFVVPVLYVVITRLAYGKKGLARLRTNYKPEDEGGDPAYVNPHQ; this is translated from the coding sequence ATGATATCAGATGTATTTATAAGGAGGCCGGTCACCGCCATGGTCATTTCCATAGTGATCGTGCTGGTGGGCGTGCTGGCGATGATGAACCTGCCGGTGACGCAGTACCCGGACATCTCCCCTCCTGTTGTGTCCGTGTCGGCTAACTACACAGGTGCCGATGCCGAGACCGTGGAGCAGAGTGTGGCCACGCCGATTGAAACGCAGATCAACGGTACGCCGGGCATGGCGTATATCACCTCCACCAACACGAGTACCGGCCAGATGAACATGAGTGTCACTTTTGAGATCGGCACCGACATCGACATTGCTACCCTGGACGTGCAGAACCGAGCCAGTATCGCAGAGCCAAGATTGCCGGAGGAAGTGAGACGTTTGGGCGTGACGGTGCGCCAGCGTAACCCCAGCATCATGATGGTTATCGGTATTATATCGCCGAACAAAACGCACGACATACAGTACCTCGACAACTACACGAATATCTATGTGCGCGACGCGCTGTTGCGCGTGCCGGGTGTTGGTGACATTAATGCTTTGGGGCAGGACTTCAGTATGCGCATCTGGCTGAAACCGGACAAACTGGCCCAGTACAGCATCAGCACCAGCGAAGTTACGGGAGCCATACAGGAGCAAAACCTGCAGGTGGCCGTAGGTACCGTCGGTGCCAAGCCGCAATTTGATAGCCAAGCTTTCCAGTACCCTATTACGGTGACGGGCCGCCTGCAAACACAGGAGGAGTTCGGAAACATTATCGTCCGGACCAATCCGGAAGACGGTTCTATAGTATATTTAAGGGATGTGGCCCGCATTGAGTTTGGCCGCTTTGACTATGGCCGTGCCGCCACTATCAACGGGAACCCGGCTGCCATCCTGCTGTTGTACCAGGCGCCGGGCAGTAACGCCCTCGAAACAGCCGAGGGCATTTATGCGGCACTGGCGGAGATGAAAAGCACCTTCCCTGCCGATGTAGATTATATTGTTTCCTTTGAAACAGTTTCGGTGGTGCAGGTATCGATCAACGAGGTGGTGCATACGCTGGTAGAGGCGCTGATCTTGGTGATTATTGTGGTGTTTCTGTTCCTCCAGAGCTGGCGCGCTACGTTGGTGCCTATCCTGGCGATTCCGGTGTCCATCATTGGTACCTTTATTTTCTTTATTCCGCTGGGTTTCACCATCAACACACTCACCCTATTTGGGTTTGTACTGGCCATAGGCATTGTGGTGGATGATGCCATTGTGGTGGTGGAGGCTGTGCAGCACTACATCGACCATGAGCGGCTTTCGGCAAAGGAGGCAACGCGGAAAGCTATGAAAGAGATAACAGCCCCTGTAATTGCTATTGCCTTGATTCTGGCGGCGGTATTCATACCGGTGGGCTTTATTCCTGGAATCGTGGGGCGCCTGTACCAGCAGTTTGCCATCACCATTGCCATCTCGGTACTAATCTCTGCTTTTGTGGCGCTTACGCTCACGCCTGCGCTTTGCTCGCTGATGCTGAAGCCGATGAACGTGAACAAGAACTCCAGGGGCATCAACAAGTTCTTTTACAAGTTTAACGGCTGGTTTGCCCGCACGACAGAATCATACTCCTCCGGGGTGCGCAGAAGTATAAAAGCGGCGCCGCTCGTGCTCATCATCCTGGTGTGCGTTTATGCCGGAACGGTAGGCTTGTTCTCTGCTAAACCGACAGGCTTTATCCCGACGGAAGATGAAGGGCGCATGTTTATATCCATAGAATTGCCCGAAGGATCTTCTTCTAACAGAACAGAGGCCACACTGGCTGAAATGGGAGATATTCTAAAGGATATTCCGGCTGTCAGGAATTACACGGCTATTGGCGGCCTGAATGCGATCAATTTCTCCTTTAAGTCGAACAGCGGCACAATTTTCCTGCAGTTGGAGCCTTGGGACCAGCGGGAGAATGAAGCAGACCAGTTGGCAGGTGTTATGGCAACCCTGAACCAGCGCTTTGCCGCCATCAAACAGGCTAATGTGATTGTGGTGGCTCCACCGGCTATTCCAGGCCTCGGCAGCTCTGGCGGTTTTAGCTTCATGCTGGAGCAACGCGCTGGTGGCGGCAGCTTAAAGGAGTTTGAAGGAGTGCTGGGCCAGTTTTTGGGCGTCGTGAACCAGCGTCCTGAAATAGCCATGGCCTATAGTTTCTTCAACACCAGAACGCCAGGCTACCATGTGGAGGTGGATCGCGAGAAGGCGAAGCGCCAGGGAGTAGCTATCTCTGATATTTACAGCACCATGTCGTCGCTGATGGGTAGCCGCTATGTGAATGACTTCACCCGATACGGACGGAATTTCCGGGTAGTGGCACAGGCTGACACCGCCTACAGAATGGATATTGAAAGCCTGAAGCAGTACTACGTGATGAACAGGCAGGGCGAGTCGGTACCGCTTAGTGCGCTGGTAAATTATAAGGTAGTGGAGAACGCTTCCGTTATTTCGCATTACAACCTCTTCCGCTCGGCCGAAGTGATGGGTAGTGCCGCTCCCGGCTACAGCAGCGGGCAGGCGCTGCAGGCACTGCAGGAGGTATCTGAGCAGGTATTGCCAGCCGGCTACGGGTATGATTTTTCCGGCCTTAGCCGCGAGGAATTAACAGCCGGCAACAGTACTATCTATATTTTCTCCCTGTCTATTATTCTGGTGTTGCTCTTGCTGGCTGCCCTTTATGAAAGCTGGTCGGTGCCGTTCTCCATACTTTTTGCCATTCCGCTGGGAATGTTCGGAGCGATACTGGCCCTTACGTTCCTGCCAAAATTGGACAATAATGTGTATGCCCAAATCGGTATGATCACCCTGATTGGTTTGGCTGCCAAGAACGCTATCTTGATAGTGGAGTTTGCCAAGGAGCGGGTAGACCGAGGCATGGAGCTAATTGAGGCTACGATTGAGGCCGTGAAGCTGCGTCTTCGCCCGATCATCATGACGTCGATGGCCTTTATACTTGGTGTGGTTCCACTAGCCCTGGCCTCCGGTGCTGGTGCCGTTTCGCGCCAGACAATCGGATGGGTGGTGATAGGCGGTATGCTTGCCGCAACCTTCCTGGCCATCTTTGTGGTGCCGGTGCTGTATGTGGTAATTACGCGGCTGGCTTACGGTAAGAAAGGTCTGGCTAGACTTAGGACTAACTACAAACCGGAAGATGAGGGCGGAGATCCTGCCTATGTGAATCCGCATCAGTAA
- a CDS encoding efflux RND transporter periplasmic adaptor subunit: MKRHTLWLLAAISGPVILTACGGEEAGQQQMNPAAMAVPVNTITVSEERVTGTDTYPGSVVPLQEVELRPQVAGYITNIYVQDGQKVTKGQKLYEIDQSKYRAAYQQSQANLQSARANLARVQKDLERYETLAQKDAIARQQVDYARTDVQTAKSQVAAAEAQVQSVATDLGYSVITAPFSGTIGISQVRVGAQVSPGQPLLNTISSMDPIAVDFDINEQEISRFSGLTQGNQPDSLFTIRLNNGELYPHTGKLLVIDRAIGRRTGTTTVRVQFPNPNAVLVPGMTVTVNVLNQDIGNQLVIPYRAVSEQLGEYFVYVVQGDSVTQQNVQLGTRFGSDIVVREGVKAGDNIVVEGIQKLRQGAKVQVGAPQQAPGAAPQAGGKN; encoded by the coding sequence ATGAAGCGACATACACTCTGGCTGCTTGCAGCCATCTCCGGCCCAGTTATACTTACCGCTTGCGGTGGCGAAGAAGCCGGGCAACAGCAGATGAACCCCGCCGCTATGGCCGTTCCCGTTAACACCATTACCGTTTCTGAGGAGCGCGTGACGGGCACCGACACCTACCCTGGCTCTGTGGTGCCACTGCAGGAAGTAGAACTGCGCCCGCAGGTAGCGGGGTACATTACTAACATTTATGTGCAGGACGGCCAGAAAGTAACCAAAGGCCAGAAGCTCTATGAAATAGATCAGAGCAAGTATAGGGCAGCTTACCAGCAGTCGCAGGCCAATCTGCAGAGCGCCCGTGCTAATCTTGCACGCGTGCAGAAGGATTTGGAGCGCTATGAGACCCTCGCGCAGAAGGACGCTATTGCACGCCAGCAGGTAGATTATGCCCGCACCGATGTGCAAACGGCAAAGTCGCAGGTGGCGGCAGCGGAGGCGCAGGTGCAAAGCGTGGCAACAGACTTAGGCTATTCCGTGATTACTGCCCCCTTCAGCGGCACCATCGGCATTTCGCAGGTGCGCGTGGGTGCGCAGGTTTCACCAGGCCAGCCGCTGCTCAACACCATTTCCTCCATGGATCCCATCGCCGTTGATTTTGATATTAACGAGCAGGAGATTTCCCGTTTCAGTGGCCTCACCCAAGGCAACCAGCCCGATTCGCTTTTCACCATTCGCCTGAACAACGGCGAACTGTACCCGCATACAGGCAAACTGCTGGTGATAGACAGGGCGATTGGCAGGCGTACCGGTACCACCACCGTGCGGGTGCAATTCCCGAACCCGAATGCTGTTTTAGTGCCGGGGATGACGGTAACAGTTAATGTACTGAACCAGGATATTGGCAACCAGCTTGTAATCCCTTACAGGGCTGTATCAGAGCAATTGGGCGAATATTTTGTGTACGTGGTGCAGGGCGACTCTGTAACCCAGCAGAACGTGCAGCTCGGTACCCGCTTCGGCTCCGACATAGTGGTGCGCGAAGGTGTAAAAGCCGGCGACAACATTGTGGTGGAGGGAATACAGAAGCTACGCCAGGGTGCCAAAGTGCAGGTGGGCGCACCGCAGCAGGCACCGGGAGCCGCCCCTCAGGCAGGCGGTAAAAACTAA
- a CDS encoding TolC family protein, with protein MMKIIKKFRMLILAGLLSPSLLQAQETAGTAAEELTLEQCVAYALQHRAQVEQALIDETIGKREINVNLSGWLPQVSANYGGTKNLKLQQQPFGDQLITLGRNYTSNVLLEATQTIYSSDLLLAARAARHTKEQLQQNITDTKINTVVDVSKAYYDVLLSQEQLRILNENLARQQKQYSDAQSRYEVGLVDKTDYQRAAITLGNIRSDIKRAQESIKAKVAYLKQLMGFPVEQELDLAYDYESMQQLVLVDTTEVLNFANRIELQQLQTQRELLQLNEAYYKWSFLPTVSAYGTYNWLFFSDEFSQLYNQAYPTSGVGLRVSLPIFQGTRRLQSIKIAQLRLDRLEVQTEYVRHAVNTEYQAALADYKSDYYEWLTVRDNVALAEEVYEVIKLQYDEGIVPYINLIVAETDLRTTQLNYYNALFNLMASKLDYQRAIGTIDIN; from the coding sequence ATGATGAAAATAATTAAAAAATTTAGGATGCTGATCCTGGCCGGTTTGCTTAGCCCCTCCCTTCTGCAGGCGCAGGAAACAGCGGGCACTGCCGCAGAAGAGCTTACCCTGGAACAGTGTGTTGCATATGCGCTGCAGCATCGTGCTCAAGTGGAGCAGGCGTTAATTGATGAGACCATCGGCAAGCGCGAAATAAACGTCAATCTCTCGGGTTGGCTGCCGCAGGTGTCGGCCAATTACGGCGGCACCAAGAACCTGAAGCTGCAGCAGCAGCCTTTCGGAGACCAATTGATAACGCTTGGCCGCAATTATACTTCCAATGTCCTGCTGGAGGCCACGCAGACTATTTACAGCAGCGACCTGCTACTGGCTGCAAGGGCAGCGCGCCATACAAAGGAGCAGTTGCAGCAAAACATTACCGATACCAAAATAAACACGGTGGTGGATGTTAGCAAGGCATACTATGATGTGCTGCTGTCGCAGGAGCAGCTGCGGATTTTAAATGAAAACCTGGCAAGGCAGCAGAAGCAGTACAGCGACGCGCAAAGCCGGTACGAGGTGGGCCTGGTGGATAAAACGGATTACCAGCGCGCGGCCATTACGCTCGGCAACATACGCAGTGATATAAAGCGCGCGCAGGAAAGCATCAAGGCCAAAGTGGCCTACCTGAAGCAGTTGATGGGTTTTCCGGTTGAGCAGGAGCTAGACCTGGCTTATGACTATGAGTCCATGCAGCAACTGGTTTTGGTGGATACCACGGAGGTTCTGAATTTTGCCAACCGCATTGAGTTGCAGCAACTGCAGACCCAACGTGAGCTCCTGCAGCTCAACGAGGCCTACTACAAGTGGAGCTTTCTTCCGACTGTATCTGCTTACGGTACCTATAACTGGCTGTTTTTTAGCGACGAGTTTTCGCAGCTTTACAACCAGGCCTATCCTACCTCCGGCGTGGGTTTGCGCGTGTCGCTGCCTATTTTTCAGGGTACGCGAAGACTTCAGAGCATAAAGATAGCCCAGTTGCGGCTGGACCGGCTGGAAGTGCAAACGGAGTACGTGCGCCATGCCGTTAACACCGAATATCAGGCGGCACTGGCTGATTACAAAAGCGATTATTACGAGTGGCTGACGGTCCGGGATAACGTGGCGCTGGCCGAGGAGGTGTATGAGGTAATCAAGCTGCAGTATGATGAGGGTATTGTGCCATACATAAACCTGATTGTGGCGGAAACAGACCTTCGTACCACCCAACTGAATTACTATAACGCACTCTTCAACCTTATGGCCAGCAAACTGGATTACCAGCGTGCTATCGGTACCATAGACATCAACTAA